The Ornithinimicrobium faecis genome includes a window with the following:
- a CDS encoding dihydrofolate reductase family protein has product MSKLIYSMISSLDGYAEAEEGGLGTGAEDPEVHTFINDLFRPVGTYLYGRRMYETMVYWETARNEPDQPPHILQYAEDWRAAEKVVFSTTLESVSSERTRIERTFDPDAIRALKAESDQDLTVDGPTLAAQAIAAGLVDEYHLFITTSVVGGGKRFFPDGVRLDLELVEERSFDSGLIYARYRTR; this is encoded by the coding sequence ATGAGCAAACTCATATACTCCATGATCAGCTCGCTCGACGGCTATGCCGAGGCTGAGGAGGGCGGCCTCGGCACCGGGGCCGAAGACCCGGAGGTGCACACCTTCATCAACGACCTGTTCCGCCCCGTCGGCACCTACCTCTACGGCCGGCGGATGTACGAGACGATGGTCTATTGGGAGACCGCGCGCAACGAGCCCGACCAACCACCGCACATCCTGCAGTATGCCGAGGACTGGCGGGCGGCGGAGAAGGTCGTCTTCTCCACCACGCTGGAGTCCGTGTCCAGCGAGCGGACCAGGATCGAGCGGACCTTCGACCCGGACGCGATCCGCGCGCTCAAGGCCGAGTCAGACCAGGACCTCACGGTCGATGGACCGACCCTCGCAGCGCAGGCGATCGCGGCGGGTCTGGTGGACGAGTATCACCTGTTCATCACCACGAGCGTGGTCGGCGGCGGCAAGCGGTTCTTCCCCGACGGCGTGCGCCTCGACCTCGAGCTGGTCGAGGAGCGCTCGTTCGACAGTGGGCTGATCTATGCGCGCTACCGGACCCGCTGA
- a CDS encoding mandelate racemase/muconate lactonizing enzyme family protein: MRIVDIRERTFPISSPIRNSFIDFSKMTLSLVAVVTDEIRDGKPVVGFGFNSNGRYGQGALMKERFVPRLLEAEPESLLDESGLLDPHRAWDTMMTNEKPGGHGERSVAVGVLDMALWDARAKLEERPLFDLLAERHGTGTPDPRVFVYAAGGYYHPGKGLQGLKDELTSYLDRGYTVVKMKIGGAPLAEDRTRIEAALSILGEGQRLMVDANGRFTGEQAVECLEAIKDYDLFWFEEPVDPLDYEGTRLVSERAGTLPIATGENLFSHWDARNLGLYGGMDPQRDFLQLDCALSYGLVEYLRSLKALGELGWAPSRFIPHGGHQMSLNIAAGLGLGGNESYPDLFQPFGGFPDGCTVEDGHIRMPQLPGIGFEGKSDLAKVCASLLS; the protein is encoded by the coding sequence ATGAGAATCGTCGACATTCGGGAGCGCACCTTCCCGATCTCCAGCCCCATCCGCAACTCGTTCATCGACTTTTCGAAGATGACGCTGAGCCTGGTGGCGGTGGTGACCGACGAGATCCGCGACGGCAAGCCCGTGGTCGGCTTCGGGTTCAACTCCAACGGCCGCTACGGCCAGGGCGCGCTGATGAAGGAGCGGTTCGTGCCGCGACTGCTCGAGGCGGAGCCAGAGTCGCTGCTGGACGAGAGTGGCCTGCTCGACCCGCACCGCGCGTGGGACACGATGATGACCAACGAGAAGCCCGGCGGCCACGGTGAGCGCTCGGTCGCCGTCGGCGTGCTCGACATGGCCCTGTGGGACGCGCGCGCCAAGCTCGAGGAGCGCCCGTTGTTCGACCTGCTCGCCGAGCGCCATGGCACCGGGACCCCCGACCCGCGCGTGTTCGTCTATGCCGCAGGCGGTTACTACCACCCGGGCAAGGGTCTGCAGGGTCTGAAGGACGAGCTCACCAGCTATCTCGACCGCGGCTACACCGTGGTGAAGATGAAGATCGGTGGCGCCCCCCTGGCCGAGGACCGGACCCGCATCGAGGCGGCCCTCAGCATCCTGGGCGAGGGTCAGCGCCTGATGGTCGACGCCAACGGCCGCTTCACCGGTGAGCAGGCCGTGGAGTGCCTCGAGGCGATCAAGGACTACGACCTGTTCTGGTTTGAGGAGCCCGTCGACCCGCTGGACTATGAGGGCACGCGCCTGGTGTCCGAGCGCGCCGGGACCCTGCCGATCGCGACCGGAGAGAACCTGTTCTCGCACTGGGACGCCCGCAACCTCGGCCTGTATGGCGGCATGGACCCCCAGCGTGACTTCCTGCAGCTGGACTGCGCCCTCAGCTATGGCCTGGTGGAGTATCTGCGCAGCCTCAAGGCCCTCGGCGAGCTCGGTTGGGCCCCCAGCCGCTTCATCCCGCACGGTGGCCACCAGATGTCGCTCAACATCGCGGCCGGTCTGGGCCTGGGCGGCAACGAGTCCTATCCCGACCTGTTCCAGCCGTTTGGCGGCTTCCCGGACGGGTGCACCGTTGAGGACGGCCACATCCGTATGCCGCAACTCCCGGGCATCGGTTTCGAGGGCAAGTCCGACCTGGCGAAGGTGTGTGCGAGCCTGCTCTCCTAG
- a CDS encoding GNAT family N-acetyltransferase, producing the protein MVKPFEFDEGQFALARAVESDVPALVALLADDVLGAHRESSELEPYLAAFREIDRDPNHLLLTVRDGEDNLVGTMQLTLIPGLSRGGAKRLQIEGVRLASTVRGTGLGTALFEWAHEHGRQQGAVLAQLTSDKTRSDAQRFYSRLGYQASHEGFKRSL; encoded by the coding sequence GTGGTGAAGCCATTCGAGTTCGACGAGGGCCAGTTTGCGCTCGCTCGCGCGGTCGAGTCAGACGTCCCCGCTCTCGTCGCCCTGCTAGCGGACGACGTCCTCGGTGCCCATCGAGAATCGTCCGAGCTCGAGCCCTATCTCGCGGCCTTCCGCGAGATCGACCGTGACCCGAACCACCTCCTGCTCACGGTGCGTGACGGCGAGGACAACCTCGTCGGCACCATGCAGTTGACGCTCATCCCGGGCCTCTCGCGCGGAGGCGCCAAGAGACTTCAGATCGAGGGGGTCCGCCTTGCCTCCACCGTCCGAGGCACCGGGCTCGGCACGGCGCTCTTCGAGTGGGCCCACGAGCACGGCCGACAGCAGGGCGCGGTCCTCGCTCAACTGACCTCGGACAAGACCCGCTCCGACGCCCAGCGCTTCTATTCCAGACTGGGCTACCAGGCGAGCCACGAGGGTTTCAAGCGCTCCCTGTGA
- a CDS encoding LysR family transcriptional regulator, producing MDTRQLTYFLGVVTHGGFGRAATHLHVSQPALSQAVAALEKDLGVPLLHRVPSGVRLTDAGATLVPMARQVLRDLDAARAATQSIGTDHTGRIDLALMPSQSIEPFTSLTARLSERHPGITVNARAAFGRDDAVALVLSGACELGLVGALAAPYPPAITAHRLGQQHMVLLAPPDTSLPSDRPLTPGDLDGQRLIASPPGSVMRAMADQLCAESGLTIAVEVEHRSAILPLVLAGVGVAVLSSAWADLARRAGAVVCQLQSPLRVEVDLICRHTALTPAAQVLLDLAVDLDWPADISNLDDPHP from the coding sequence ATGGACACTCGCCAGCTCACCTATTTCCTCGGAGTCGTGACCCACGGCGGCTTCGGCAGGGCAGCGACCCATCTGCACGTGAGCCAGCCGGCGCTCTCGCAGGCCGTGGCCGCCCTGGAGAAGGATCTCGGGGTTCCGCTGCTGCACCGTGTGCCCAGCGGCGTGCGTCTCACCGACGCCGGGGCGACGCTGGTCCCGATGGCGCGGCAGGTGCTGCGCGACCTGGACGCTGCCCGCGCCGCCACCCAGTCGATCGGCACCGACCACACCGGACGGATTGACCTGGCGCTCATGCCATCTCAGAGCATTGAGCCTTTCACCTCACTGACCGCCCGGCTCAGCGAGCGCCACCCCGGGATCACCGTCAACGCCCGTGCCGCCTTCGGGCGCGACGACGCAGTGGCCCTGGTCCTCAGCGGAGCCTGCGAGCTCGGGCTCGTGGGTGCCCTCGCAGCGCCCTACCCTCCCGCCATCACCGCCCACCGGTTGGGCCAACAGCACATGGTCCTGCTCGCCCCGCCCGACACGTCGCTTCCCTCGGATCGCCCACTGACACCGGGCGACCTGGACGGTCAGCGACTGATCGCCTCCCCTCCCGGGAGCGTGATGCGGGCGATGGCTGACCAGCTCTGCGCCGAGTCGGGCCTGACGATCGCCGTCGAGGTCGAGCACCGCTCTGCCATCCTGCCGCTCGTGCTGGCCGGGGTCGGTGTCGCGGTCCTGTCGTCCGCCTGGGCCGACCTGGCCCGTCGGGCCGGGGCCGTGGTCTGCCAACTTCAGTCGCCCCTGCGCGTCGAGGTCGACCTGATCTGTCGGCATACGGCTCTGACACCGGCCGCCCAGGTCCTGCTGGACCTCGCCGTGGACCTGGACTGGCCTGCGGACATAAGCAATCTGGATGACCCGCATCCATAA
- a CDS encoding DUF937 domain-containing protein, translating into MSQYTELLSAIPMSQLAQQVGADEAEVEQAVKQVLPALVGGLSANAQQPEGAAALTGALSDHTDRDPMTDASTIDTDDGAKIVSHIFGNQSEDVVNQLGGLGGGAGSGLIKKLLPILAPIVLSWLARKLSGGGGLGGVLGDALGGDAPQQTSKDTAPTGQGGVGDLLGDLLGGALGKSPAQGQSGGFGLDDLLGGLLGGKR; encoded by the coding sequence ATGAGCCAGTACACCGAGTTGCTGTCCGCGATCCCCATGTCCCAGTTGGCGCAGCAGGTGGGCGCCGACGAGGCCGAGGTCGAGCAGGCGGTCAAGCAGGTCCTGCCCGCGCTGGTGGGTGGCCTCAGCGCCAACGCCCAACAGCCCGAGGGCGCCGCGGCGCTGACCGGAGCCCTGAGCGACCACACCGACCGCGACCCGATGACTGACGCGTCCACCATCGACACTGACGACGGCGCCAAGATCGTCAGCCACATCTTCGGCAACCAGAGTGAGGACGTCGTCAACCAGCTCGGCGGCCTCGGAGGCGGCGCCGGCAGCGGACTGATCAAGAAGCTGCTGCCGATCCTGGCGCCCATCGTGCTCTCCTGGCTGGCCCGGAAGCTCAGCGGAGGCGGCGGCCTGGGCGGCGTGCTCGGTGACGCCCTCGGCGGCGATGCCCCCCAGCAGACCTCGAAGGACACCGCACCGACCGGCCAGGGTGGGGTCGGCGACCTCCTGGGCGATCTGCTCGGCGGCGCCCTCGGCAAGTCCCCCGCGCAGGGTCAGTCCGGCGGCTTCGGCCTGGATGACCTGCTGGGCGGGCTCCTCGGCGGCAAGCGCTAA
- a CDS encoding SCO2322 family protein, producing MSRLRRTAAALAVALIAVLVAPLSAQAVGYQFWGYYQLVDDEWAFAVEGVGTTVPDDGTVQALRFAVSSGEDVRTPRAVLEFDDVCADVAAEDGSKRVALVIDPGRDVDAPDGEAPLTPGAQCVVGEPGATTLEMVQSAVSDVRTDGANMICGLAGFPSAGCSEEVADPTPEQLAADESIEIPVIPIGTPIVAAPSDEPPPEPTATDEPTEEDTTAPTSEDDSSDEATSEDATSQDATTDEPTDPATEEATEESTQGATETDPAEDQTQAPPSETPDEADTEDDSSDGIPPWAWAVGILVLLGILAFVATSARNRRLEEAQREATSDQHDNQHNDHHWDDPDGGR from the coding sequence ATGAGTCGTCTCCGCCGCACAGCCGCCGCGCTCGCGGTGGCGCTGATCGCCGTCCTGGTTGCCCCGCTGTCGGCGCAAGCCGTCGGTTATCAGTTCTGGGGCTACTACCAACTGGTTGACGACGAGTGGGCCTTCGCTGTGGAGGGCGTGGGCACCACGGTCCCCGACGACGGGACGGTGCAGGCCCTGCGCTTCGCGGTGTCCTCCGGCGAGGACGTGCGCACACCACGCGCCGTGCTCGAGTTCGACGACGTCTGTGCGGACGTCGCTGCCGAGGACGGCAGCAAGCGAGTCGCACTGGTCATCGACCCAGGGCGTGACGTCGACGCACCTGACGGCGAGGCGCCGCTCACCCCCGGCGCCCAGTGCGTCGTCGGCGAGCCCGGTGCCACCACCCTGGAGATGGTGCAGTCGGCTGTCTCGGACGTCCGGACCGATGGCGCCAACATGATCTGCGGTCTCGCTGGCTTTCCGTCAGCCGGGTGCAGCGAGGAGGTCGCCGACCCGACGCCCGAGCAGTTGGCCGCCGACGAGTCGATCGAGATCCCCGTCATCCCGATCGGGACGCCCATCGTGGCAGCGCCCTCGGACGAGCCCCCGCCGGAGCCAACGGCCACCGACGAGCCGACCGAGGAAGACACAACGGCGCCGACGTCCGAGGATGACTCATCCGACGAGGCAACCTCAGAGGACGCAACCTCCCAGGACGCGACCACCGACGAACCGACGGACCCGGCGACCGAGGAGGCCACGGAGGAGTCCACCCAGGGCGCGACCGAGACCGACCCTGCCGAGGACCAGACGCAGGCTCCTCCCTCCGAGACCCCCGACGAAGCCGACACAGAGGATGACTCAAGTGACGGCATACCGCCCTGGGCCTGGGCCGTTGGCATCCTGGTGCTGCTCGGGATCCTGGCCTTCGTGGCCACCTCCGCACGCAACCGGAGGCTCGAGGAGGCCCAGCGGGAGGCCACCAGCGACCAGCACGACAACCAGCACAACGACCACCATTGGGACGACCCCGACGGCGGCCGCTGA
- a CDS encoding PhzF family phenazine biosynthesis protein: MTTTAEIMRYTAFSSDPDGGNPAGVVLDAAGLQDADMLAIAADLGFSESAFLTAPPEDLEAPPGRGFTIRFFSPKAEVPFCGHATVATAVALGERTGPGEFVFATRAGTVPVRVEQSPAGLRATLTTVAPHTEAVGEADLTEALAALDWQHAELDDTVPPRIAFAGARHLVLAAATRDRLADLSYDFERLEALMRRLDLTTVQLVWRESESVFHVRDPFPVGGVVEDPATGAAAGAFGAYAREIGLVPSAAVLTLHQGEDMGRPGELTVELREGDPRVHVSGVASRMA, encoded by the coding sequence ATGACGACAACGGCTGAGATCATGCGATACACCGCCTTCTCAAGTGATCCAGACGGAGGCAACCCTGCTGGCGTCGTGCTCGACGCCGCTGGCCTGCAGGATGCGGACATGCTGGCCATCGCCGCGGACCTCGGTTTCAGCGAGTCTGCCTTCCTGACGGCCCCACCGGAGGACCTCGAGGCTCCACCTGGGCGGGGGTTCACCATCCGGTTCTTCAGCCCCAAGGCCGAGGTCCCGTTCTGCGGGCACGCCACCGTCGCCACCGCGGTCGCTCTGGGCGAGCGCACCGGCCCGGGGGAGTTCGTCTTTGCCACGCGTGCGGGCACGGTGCCGGTGCGGGTGGAGCAGAGCCCCGCTGGCCTGCGGGCCACCCTCACCACCGTCGCGCCGCACACCGAGGCGGTCGGGGAGGCTGACCTGACCGAGGCCCTGGCGGCGCTGGACTGGCAGCACGCTGAGCTCGACGACACCGTGCCCCCGCGGATCGCGTTCGCCGGTGCCCGTCACCTGGTGCTGGCCGCAGCGACCCGGGATCGCCTCGCGGACCTGTCCTACGACTTCGAGCGCCTCGAGGCATTGATGCGCCGCCTGGATCTGACCACTGTGCAGCTCGTGTGGCGTGAGTCAGAGAGCGTCTTTCACGTCCGGGACCCGTTCCCGGTCGGGGGTGTGGTGGAGGACCCAGCCACGGGGGCCGCCGCCGGAGCGTTCGGCGCCTATGCCCGTGAGATCGGCCTCGTGCCGTCCGCAGCGGTGCTGACGCTCCACCAGGGCGAGGACATGGGTCGCCCGGGGGAGCTCACGGTTGAGCTGCGCGAGGGCGATCCTCGCGTGCACGTCTCGGGAGTCGCATCGCGGATGGCCTAG
- a CDS encoding RNA polymerase sigma-70 factor, with protein MSDQASDPFVEHRSLLFTVAYEMLSSAVDAEDVVQETWLRWSEVDQSAVRDPRAYLVRIVTRQALNRIRTLERRRETYVGPWLPEPLLTSPDVAEDVELADSLSTAMLLVLETLSPTERAVFVLREVFGFEYAEIAAAVDKSPAAVRQVASRAGRAVRSQRPPPGTHPEAEKVMRLFLAAADGGDLQPLMELLAPDVVLFSDGGGLKKAALRPIHGAEKALRWMAGVFFNYPDVLTYDLTTMNGQPALRFFGAGELDVVVTVRLERGLVTALYLMRNPEKLRRAQGGAAQLSR; from the coding sequence GTGAGCGACCAGGCGAGTGATCCGTTCGTGGAGCACCGCAGCCTGCTGTTCACCGTCGCCTACGAGATGCTCTCGTCCGCTGTCGATGCCGAGGACGTGGTGCAGGAGACCTGGTTGCGGTGGTCCGAGGTGGACCAGTCTGCGGTCCGGGACCCGCGCGCCTATCTCGTCCGGATCGTCACCCGCCAGGCACTCAACCGCATCCGCACGCTCGAGCGCCGCCGCGAGACCTATGTCGGCCCGTGGTTGCCCGAGCCGTTGCTGACCAGCCCGGACGTCGCCGAGGATGTCGAGCTCGCGGACTCGCTCTCCACGGCGATGCTGTTGGTCCTGGAGACGCTCTCCCCCACCGAGCGGGCCGTCTTCGTCCTGCGCGAGGTCTTCGGTTTTGAGTATGCCGAGATCGCGGCGGCGGTGGACAAGTCACCGGCGGCGGTGCGCCAGGTGGCCAGTCGGGCAGGCCGCGCGGTGCGCAGCCAGCGTCCCCCACCGGGGACGCACCCAGAGGCCGAGAAGGTCATGCGCCTCTTCCTGGCGGCGGCTGATGGCGGCGATCTCCAGCCGCTGATGGAGCTCCTGGCCCCTGATGTCGTGCTGTTCTCCGACGGGGGCGGGCTGAAGAAGGCGGCCCTGCGACCGATCCACGGCGCGGAGAAGGCGTTGCGCTGGATGGCCGGGGTCTTCTTCAATTATCCCGACGTGCTGACCTATGACCTCACCACCATGAACGGACAGCCTGCCCTGCGCTTCTTCGGAGCCGGGGAGCTCGACGTCGTGGTGACCGTGCGCTTGGAGCGCGGTCTGGTGACCGCGCTCTATCTGATGCGCAATCCGGAGAAGCTCCGCCGGGCACAGGGAGGCGCGGCACAACTGAGCCGCTGA
- a CDS encoding bifunctional adenosylcobinamide kinase/adenosylcobinamide-phosphate guanylyltransferase, whose product MTTTLVLGAARNGKSAYAVSLLAAHDRVTYLATGRGIPDSSDPVWRDRVESSRAVRPEDWKTVETTALSQALVFSRHPVIIDTLSHWLWRVLDEHGLWGAPAQAIHTIDPLVDELLVAYTSLPHDVVAISDEVGWGLPANTERERTHHEVLSHVNHRFSAQSDRVHLIVGGRVVDLSDAPSLLGATRAVSPAFS is encoded by the coding sequence ATGACCACGACACTGGTGCTCGGTGCCGCGCGCAATGGCAAGTCTGCCTACGCCGTGTCCCTGCTCGCTGCGCATGACCGTGTGACCTACCTGGCGACCGGCCGGGGCATCCCCGACTCCTCCGACCCCGTCTGGCGTGACCGGGTGGAGAGCTCGCGCGCCGTCCGCCCCGAGGACTGGAAGACGGTGGAGACGACCGCGCTGTCGCAGGCCCTGGTCTTCTCCCGGCACCCGGTCATCATCGACACGCTGTCCCACTGGCTGTGGCGGGTGCTCGATGAACACGGCCTGTGGGGCGCGCCCGCACAGGCGATCCACACCATCGACCCTCTGGTCGACGAGCTGCTGGTGGCCTACACCTCGCTGCCGCACGACGTCGTGGCGATCTCCGACGAGGTCGGCTGGGGACTGCCGGCCAACACCGAGCGCGAGCGGACCCACCACGAGGTGCTGTCCCACGTCAATCACCGGTTCAGCGCGCAGAGTGACCGGGTGCACCTGATCGTCGGCGGTCGGGTCGTCGATCTCAGCGACGCTCCCTCGCTGCTGGGGGCCACCCGCGCGGTCTCCCCCGCCTTCTCCTAG
- a CDS encoding DUF3043 domain-containing protein has product MADDSRPTAYSGVVLSRKKPTAEPEAAPVVEERPGAKNRPTPKRKAQEAANRRPLVGNAKAVKSDQKARQRVEREEARQGMLRGEEKYLPPRDRGPVKRLLRDMVDTRWNIGEFLLPLMLIVLAAMLLGGQNPQAQLLILPVVYGVMVIGILDAWLLGRRAKKRVTEEFGEAHTRGNAWYVALRSLQMRMSRVPRPQIKRGEPVVVHRR; this is encoded by the coding sequence GTGGCCGACGATAGCCGCCCCACGGCATACAGTGGTGTGGTGTTGTCCCGCAAGAAGCCCACCGCAGAGCCCGAGGCCGCCCCCGTCGTCGAGGAGCGCCCCGGCGCCAAGAACCGTCCGACCCCGAAGCGCAAGGCCCAGGAGGCGGCCAATCGGCGCCCCCTCGTGGGCAACGCCAAGGCAGTCAAGTCCGACCAGAAGGCGCGTCAGCGGGTCGAGCGCGAGGAAGCACGTCAGGGCATGCTGCGGGGCGAGGAAAAATACCTGCCGCCGCGCGACCGGGGCCCCGTCAAGCGGCTGCTGCGCGACATGGTCGACACCCGCTGGAACATCGGTGAGTTCCTGCTGCCGCTGATGCTGATCGTGCTGGCGGCGATGCTGCTCGGCGGGCAGAACCCGCAGGCGCAGCTCCTGATCCTGCCGGTGGTCTACGGCGTGATGGTCATCGGCATCCTGGACGCCTGGCTGCTGGGGCGACGCGCCAAGAAGCGCGTCACCGAGGAGTTCGGCGAGGCTCACACCCGCGGCAACGCCTGGTATGTCGCGCTCCGCTCCCTCCAGATGCGGATGTCCCGTGTGCCCCGCCCGCAGATCAAGCGCGGCGAGCCGGTGGTTGTGCACCGCCGCTAG
- a CDS encoding carboxymuconolactone decarboxylase family protein → MPSNFRIPKANLSGPFARILSAYARRTYGEVPDFAYVLLHHGPLTRALLGFERKLAKLSACDPQLKAYAVMASAATVGCSWCLDFGYFLAHTEGLDEEKARQVPMWRDSTVFTPLERDVLAYAEAMSVTPLEVTDEMVASLHERLGSAALVELTELIAVENMRSRANSAMGLTSQGFADSCDLAPLAQ, encoded by the coding sequence ATGCCCAGCAACTTCCGGATCCCCAAGGCCAACCTGAGCGGCCCCTTCGCGCGGATTCTCAGTGCCTACGCCCGCCGCACCTACGGCGAGGTCCCGGACTTTGCCTACGTCCTGCTCCACCACGGTCCGCTCACACGGGCGCTCCTGGGCTTCGAGCGCAAGCTCGCCAAGCTGTCCGCGTGCGACCCGCAGCTGAAGGCCTACGCCGTCATGGCGTCGGCAGCCACCGTCGGCTGCAGCTGGTGCCTGGACTTCGGCTATTTCCTGGCCCACACCGAGGGGCTCGACGAGGAGAAGGCACGCCAGGTCCCGATGTGGCGCGACAGCACCGTGTTCACCCCGCTCGAGCGTGACGTGCTGGCCTATGCCGAGGCGATGAGCGTCACGCCTCTTGAGGTGACCGACGAGATGGTCGCCAGCCTGCACGAGCGTCTCGGGTCGGCTGCGCTGGTCGAGCTCACCGAGCTCATCGCCGTGGAGAACATGCGGTCCCGGGCCAACTCGGCGATGGGGCTGACGTCCCAGGGTTTCGCAGACTCCTGCGACCTGGCACCGTTGGCCCAGTGA
- a CDS encoding dipeptidase — MPGIRSDLEALTRIPSVSLDSFDQQHVDDSAQAVADLLSAEGMEVRIVREGGRPAVIGHLAGPEGAPTVLLYAHHDVQPPGDEADWDTPIFEPTEIDGRLYARGVADDKAGVLAHVAALRAHGGKPPVNVTVFVEGEEEIASESLPEILAKHGDSLRADAIVLADSQNWEIGVPALTTTLRGLVRVVVEVKALDHGVHSGMFGGPVPDGLTALARLLATLHDEAGDVAVAGLKTSEAADLDYPEAKLRAESGLSEGVNPIGTGSILSRMWTKPSMTVIGIDAPSVAKAANLLTPVGRAKLSMRIHPAEVPSTAYELLKKHLEDNAPWGCQVTVTLDDEGPGFAADAQGPVYDAARSAFRDAWDGVEPVDIGVGGSIPFVASFAERFPDAAILVTGVEDPDTRAHAANESLHLAEFERVCLAEALLLERLGNG; from the coding sequence ATGCCCGGGATCCGCAGTGACCTGGAGGCCCTGACGCGCATCCCGTCGGTCTCCCTGGACTCCTTTGACCAGCAGCACGTCGACGACTCGGCGCAGGCGGTGGCAGACCTGCTCAGTGCCGAGGGCATGGAGGTCCGGATCGTGCGGGAGGGCGGCCGTCCGGCCGTGATCGGTCACCTGGCCGGCCCGGAGGGGGCACCGACCGTGCTGCTCTATGCCCACCACGACGTGCAGCCCCCGGGTGACGAGGCTGACTGGGACACCCCGATCTTTGAGCCGACCGAGATCGACGGGCGGCTGTATGCCCGCGGTGTCGCCGATGACAAGGCCGGTGTCCTGGCGCACGTCGCGGCACTGCGCGCCCACGGCGGGAAGCCGCCGGTCAACGTCACGGTCTTCGTCGAGGGCGAGGAGGAGATCGCCTCCGAGTCGCTGCCCGAGATCCTGGCCAAGCACGGCGACAGTCTGCGAGCGGACGCGATCGTCCTTGCCGACAGCCAGAACTGGGAGATCGGCGTCCCCGCCCTGACCACCACGCTGCGCGGTCTGGTCCGCGTCGTGGTCGAGGTCAAGGCCCTGGACCACGGCGTGCACTCGGGCATGTTCGGTGGGCCGGTGCCCGACGGGCTGACCGCGCTCGCCCGCCTGCTGGCCACGCTGCACGACGAGGCCGGTGACGTGGCGGTGGCCGGGCTGAAGACCTCCGAGGCTGCTGACCTGGACTATCCGGAGGCCAAGCTGCGCGCCGAGTCCGGTCTCAGCGAGGGCGTCAACCCGATCGGCACCGGCTCGATCCTGTCGCGGATGTGGACCAAGCCGTCGATGACCGTGATCGGCATCGACGCCCCGAGCGTCGCCAAGGCCGCCAACCTGCTCACGCCGGTCGGTCGCGCCAAACTGTCCATGCGCATCCACCCCGCAGAGGTGCCGAGCACGGCATACGAGCTGTTGAAGAAGCACCTCGAGGACAACGCTCCCTGGGGTTGCCAGGTGACCGTCACCCTCGATGACGAGGGGCCCGGCTTCGCGGCCGACGCGCAGGGACCCGTCTATGACGCCGCGCGCAGCGCCTTCCGCGACGCGTGGGATGGCGTCGAGCCGGTCGACATCGGCGTGGGCGGCTCGATCCCGTTCGTCGCCTCCTTTGCCGAGCGCTTCCCGGACGCTGCCATCCTGGTGACCGGCGTCGAGGACCCGGACACCCGGGCGCACGCCGCGAACGAGAGCCTGCACCTGGCCGAGTTCGAGCGAGTCTGCCTCGCTGAGGCACTTCTACTGGAGAGGTTGGGCAATGGTTGA